Proteins found in one Synechococcus sp. LA31 genomic segment:
- a CDS encoding HEPN domain-containing protein, with product MTPRAEAWIRQATSDLKAGRCMKSEGFYAQACYLAGQAAEKALKALVVAIGITPPHSHALERLVEVLEQHDLDTAAIRALRLKPLSRMSSETCYPHGDEAPIDLFDANDSKEALTTAEAVVQIAAAHLAG from the coding sequence ATGACACCGCGAGCAGAGGCTTGGATCCGTCAAGCCACGAGCGATCTCAAGGCTGGGCGTTGCATGAAGTCGGAAGGTTTTTATGCGCAGGCCTGCTATCTCGCAGGGCAAGCGGCCGAGAAGGCCTTGAAGGCTTTGGTTGTTGCCATCGGGATCACACCGCCTCACAGCCATGCGTTGGAGCGCTTGGTTGAGGTTCTGGAGCAACACGACCTCGATACCGCCGCCATCCGTGCTCTTCGTCTCAAACCCTTGAGCAGGATGAGCAGTGAGACCTGTTATCCCCATGGAGACGAGGCCCCCATTGATTTGTTTGACGCGAACGACAGCAAGGAAGCACTGACCACCGCAGAAGCTGTTGTGCAGATCGCCGCAGCACATCTGGCAGGCTGA
- a CDS encoding NAD-dependent epimerase/dehydratase family protein, with translation MSHKPFSGRTVAVTGASGSLGQALLLELHHQGAALVALTSSPAKLALIDAQGSPIQLEQVQWRCGAEQALQPVLQRCDVLVINHGFNSHGDRSPEAVGRSLEVNALSSWRLLELFAEIARADPTGRPRRELWMNTSEAEIQAAVSPLYEISKRLQGQLLSLRSLDLAGPQLRLRRLVLGPFRSALNPIGLMSAAFVAREILRQVEWNCGLVIVTPNPLTYAVMPLTALSRWLYFRVVSKAAT, from the coding sequence ATGTCACACAAGCCCTTCAGCGGACGCACGGTGGCCGTAACCGGAGCAAGCGGCAGCCTGGGGCAGGCTCTGCTGCTGGAGCTGCATCACCAAGGCGCAGCACTGGTGGCGCTCACCAGCTCCCCAGCCAAGCTGGCGCTGATCGATGCGCAGGGGAGCCCGATCCAGCTGGAGCAGGTGCAGTGGCGCTGCGGCGCGGAACAGGCCCTGCAGCCGGTGCTGCAACGCTGCGATGTGCTGGTGATCAACCACGGATTCAACAGCCATGGCGATCGCAGCCCCGAGGCCGTAGGGCGCTCCCTGGAGGTGAATGCTTTGAGTAGCTGGCGGCTGCTGGAGTTGTTTGCAGAGATCGCCCGGGCCGACCCCACCGGTCGCCCCCGCCGCGAGCTGTGGATGAACACCTCAGAAGCGGAAATCCAGGCCGCCGTGAGCCCGCTCTACGAGATCAGCAAACGCCTGCAAGGGCAGCTGCTGAGTTTGCGCAGCCTCGACCTGGCCGGACCACAGCTGCGGCTGCGCCGGCTGGTGCTGGGGCCTTTCCGCTCGGCCCTCAACCCGATCGGGTTGATGAGTGCAGCCTTTGTGGCCCGCGAGATCCTGCGGCAGGTGGAGTGGAACTGCGGGCTGGTGATCGTGACCCCCAACCCGCTCACCTATGCGGTGATGCCGCTGACCGCCCTGAGCCGCTGGCTGTATTTCAGGGTTGTCAGCAAAGCTGCGACCTGA
- a CDS encoding DUF1643 domain-containing protein: MVAIALPHILFGAQFSPCGLYRWRLERVWDPARPRLLFIGLNPSRADAERDDPTLRRLSGFAQSWGFGCLEVVNLFGRCSASPAVLRRCSDPIGPESDHWLRQGLARLQSQAGDALWLGWGNGGTWRQRDQQVLALLAEKLPADLPLLAIGLTASGQPRHPLYAPAAAQPLLLQHPGAALRLLESF, translated from the coding sequence GTGGTTGCGATCGCTCTGCCACACATCCTCTTTGGGGCGCAGTTCAGCCCCTGCGGCCTCTACCGCTGGAGGCTCGAGCGCGTGTGGGATCCGGCCCGGCCGCGGCTGCTGTTCATCGGCTTGAACCCCTCGCGGGCGGATGCGGAGCGCGACGATCCCACCCTGCGCCGCCTGAGTGGTTTTGCCCAGAGCTGGGGGTTTGGGTGCCTGGAGGTGGTGAATCTGTTTGGTCGTTGTTCGGCCAGCCCCGCCGTGCTGCGCCGCTGCAGCGATCCGATTGGCCCTGAGAGCGATCATTGGCTCAGGCAGGGTCTGGCGCGGCTCCAGTCTCAGGCCGGCGATGCCCTGTGGCTGGGTTGGGGCAACGGTGGCACCTGGAGGCAGCGGGATCAGCAGGTGCTCGCGCTCCTGGCGGAGAAGCTTCCCGCGGATCTGCCGCTCTTGGCGATCGGGCTGACTGCCAGTGGCCAGCCCCGTCACCCGCTTTACGCCCCAGCTGCTGCACAACCCTTGCTGCTGCAGCATCCTGGTGCTGCGCTTCGGCTCCTCGAGTCTTTTTGA
- a CDS encoding cation:proton antiporter, translated as MTTNSELIWGASFFSGSLAQLIARFSGLPSVVLLLALGLFVGQAGLDLVQPEALGQGLEPLVGLLVSLVLFDGGLKLRLAGRELQRTVIQLVLVRGVLGLVGGAALAHELAGLGWPLAWVFGAIALATGPTVISPMVRQMRLLPGLAQVLEAEGLILEPAAAVLALLLLQLALGALPDWPAVAELLLLRLGGGALLGALTGGLLVLLLERLPADSDGLRLQLVLGVLFLLVAGTQMLLPEGGFPAAVMAGVVVGLRLEQQATQLDELIFQLAQLAITVLFPLLAADVSWGELSPLGWGGVACVLCLMLYRWLVVQVAGLGIGSLAWREKLMLSWVAPRGIVTAAVASLFALQLDAAGVSGGGSLKGLVFLTILLSVGLQGFSAPWLAQRLGLVQVEAPSEAALDAASGLTAGLEQQPGGEQIGALKAAE; from the coding sequence ATGACGACGAATTCTGAGCTGATCTGGGGCGCGTCTTTCTTCTCAGGCTCTCTGGCTCAGTTGATCGCCCGCTTCAGCGGCTTGCCATCAGTGGTGCTGCTGCTGGCACTGGGGTTGTTTGTGGGCCAGGCGGGTCTGGATCTTGTCCAACCTGAGGCGCTCGGTCAGGGCCTTGAGCCCCTGGTGGGGCTGCTGGTGAGCCTGGTGCTCTTCGACGGCGGCCTCAAACTGCGGCTCGCTGGCCGGGAGCTTCAGCGCACGGTGATCCAGTTGGTGCTGGTGCGCGGGGTGCTGGGGCTTGTGGGAGGTGCCGCACTGGCCCATGAGTTGGCTGGGCTGGGTTGGCCGCTGGCCTGGGTGTTTGGAGCGATTGCACTGGCCACAGGCCCCACTGTGATTTCGCCGATGGTGCGCCAGATGCGGCTGCTTCCGGGCCTGGCGCAGGTGCTGGAGGCGGAAGGGTTGATCCTTGAGCCCGCAGCAGCGGTGCTCGCCCTGCTCCTGTTGCAGTTGGCTCTCGGAGCCTTGCCCGATTGGCCGGCGGTGGCGGAGCTGTTGCTGCTGCGGTTGGGAGGCGGTGCGCTGCTGGGTGCTCTCACGGGTGGCCTGTTGGTGCTGTTGCTGGAGCGACTGCCGGCCGATTCCGATGGTTTGCGGCTGCAGCTGGTGTTGGGTGTGTTGTTTTTGCTGGTGGCCGGCACCCAGATGCTGTTGCCGGAGGGGGGCTTCCCGGCGGCTGTGATGGCTGGTGTGGTGGTGGGGCTACGCCTGGAACAACAGGCGACGCAGCTGGATGAGTTGATTTTTCAGTTGGCCCAGCTGGCGATCACGGTGCTGTTTCCCCTGCTGGCGGCTGATGTGTCGTGGGGGGAGCTCAGCCCGCTGGGTTGGGGCGGGGTGGCGTGCGTGCTCTGCCTGATGCTCTACCGCTGGCTGGTGGTGCAAGTGGCCGGGCTGGGGATCGGCTCGCTGGCCTGGCGAGAGAAATTGATGCTCAGCTGGGTGGCCCCGCGCGGCATCGTCACCGCTGCTGTGGCCAGCTTGTTCGCGCTTCAGCTCGATGCCGCCGGCGTGAGCGGCGGTGGATCGTTGAAGGGTCTGGTGTTTCTCACCATCCTGCTCAGCGTGGGGTTGCAGGGATTCAGTGCCCCATGGCTCGCCCAGCGACTCGGGTTGGTGCAGGTGGAAGCCCCTTCAGAGGCTGCGCTCGATGCGGCCTCGGGCCTCACCGCTGGGCTGGAGCAGCAGCCAGGTGGTGAGCAAATCGGGGCCTTGAAGGCTGCCGAGTAG
- the gltX gene encoding glutamate--tRNA ligase, whose protein sequence is MVATGAAVRVRLAPSPTGTLHIGTARTAVFNWLFARHHGGQFLLRIEDTDKERSKPEYTANILEGLQWLGLSWDGEPVVQSERIAEHRAAIQQLLNSGRAYRCYATEAELTEMRERQAAENRAPRYDNRHRDLSPEQEQAFIAEGREATIRFRIDDNAVITWTDLVRGEMRWSGADLGGDMVIARRAPADQIGDPLYNLVVVVDDAAMAITHVIRGEDHIANTAKQLLLYEALGASAPVFAHTPLILNKEGKKLSKRDGVTSVSDFRNQGYTAEALANYMTLLGWSPPEGMGERFSLADAAGVFSFDRVNKAGARFDWDKLNWLNSQVLHERGPEQLLSDLLPLWSAQGWSTDTAAASWLQQLCALIGPSLVTLKDGIEQARPFFERPELNEAAQQQLANDGARPALSALLEHLPEGPLTAEAAQALLGEAVATAGVKKGVLMKTLRAALLGSLQGPDLLTTWLLLQPSGEARGRIERSL, encoded by the coding sequence GTGGTGGCAACTGGAGCGGCGGTGCGTGTGCGTCTCGCCCCCAGCCCCACCGGCACACTCCACATCGGTACGGCCCGCACGGCGGTGTTCAACTGGCTGTTTGCTCGCCATCACGGCGGCCAGTTCCTGCTGCGCATTGAAGACACCGACAAGGAACGGAGCAAGCCGGAGTACACCGCCAACATCCTCGAAGGCCTGCAGTGGCTTGGTCTGAGCTGGGATGGCGAGCCGGTGGTGCAAAGCGAGCGCATCGCTGAACACCGGGCCGCCATTCAGCAACTGCTCAACAGCGGCCGGGCTTACCGCTGCTACGCCACCGAGGCCGAACTCACCGAGATGCGTGAGCGGCAGGCCGCCGAGAACCGCGCTCCCCGCTACGACAATCGCCACCGCGATCTCAGCCCCGAGCAGGAGCAGGCCTTCATCGCCGAAGGGCGCGAAGCCACGATCCGCTTCCGCATCGACGACAACGCCGTGATCACCTGGACCGATCTGGTGCGGGGCGAGATGCGCTGGAGCGGCGCTGATCTCGGTGGCGACATGGTGATCGCCCGCCGGGCGCCCGCCGATCAGATCGGTGACCCCCTATACAACCTGGTGGTGGTGGTGGACGACGCCGCCATGGCGATCACCCACGTAATCCGCGGCGAAGACCACATCGCTAACACCGCTAAACAACTGCTGCTCTACGAGGCCCTTGGTGCCTCGGCGCCGGTGTTTGCCCACACGCCGCTGATCCTCAACAAGGAGGGCAAGAAGCTCTCCAAGCGTGATGGCGTCACGTCGGTGAGCGACTTTCGCAACCAGGGCTACACCGCTGAGGCCCTAGCCAATTACATGACCTTGCTGGGCTGGTCGCCGCCGGAGGGCATGGGCGAACGCTTCAGCCTCGCCGACGCCGCAGGCGTGTTCTCTTTTGATCGGGTGAACAAAGCCGGCGCCCGCTTCGATTGGGACAAGCTCAACTGGCTCAACAGCCAGGTGCTGCACGAGCGCGGCCCCGAGCAGCTGCTATCCGACCTGCTGCCGCTCTGGAGCGCCCAGGGCTGGAGCACCGATACCGCCGCGGCCAGCTGGCTCCAGCAGCTCTGCGCCCTGATTGGCCCATCACTGGTGACCCTGAAAGACGGCATCGAACAGGCCCGCCCCTTCTTCGAGCGGCCCGAACTCAACGAGGCGGCTCAGCAGCAGCTGGCTAATGACGGGGCTCGCCCTGCCTTGTCAGCGCTGCTGGAGCACCTGCCAGAAGGACCGCTCACCGCAGAAGCCGCCCAGGCTCTGCTGGGCGAAGCCGTGGCGACCGCCGGTGTGAAGAAAGGCGTGCTGATGAAAACCCTGCGCGCCGCCCTACTCGGCAGCCTTCAAGGCCCCGATTTGCTCACCACCTGGCTGCTGCTCCAGCCCAGCGGTGAGGCCCGAGGCCGCATCGAGCGCAGCCTCTGA
- the polA gene encoding DNA polymerase I, with product MAAANSTSTQPLLLLVDGHSLAFRSFYAFSKGGEGGLSTKEGVPTSVTYGFLKALLDNCKGLVPQGVVIAFDTAEPTFRHEADETYKAHRDVAPEHFFQDLGNLQQILQQALDIPLCMAPGYEADDVLGTLANRAANAGWRVRILSGDRDLFQLVDDQRDIAVLYMGGGPYAKSSGPVEMRRDGVVAKLGVTPEEVVDLKALTGDSSDNIPGVKGVGPKTAINLLNAYTDLDGIYTALADLQAAGPKAKDPKGVLKGALLGKLDADRDSAYRSRMLAEILVDIPLPQEPRLQLGAVNAEALAESLEELELFSLRRQVNQFAEVFSAEATGAEQDSPKPDIHGYPDADTTATTTPPSSEAPQLEPQLIDSADSLAALTERLLACTTATAPVALDTETTSLNPFQAELVGVGVAWGDGPADLAYIPIGHPLPLDQVLTALAPWLGSRQHPKTLQNAKYDRLILLRHGLPLEGVVMDTLLADYLRDANAKHSLELLAQRNFGFLPTSYSELVPKGADFSVVPIEQAALYCGMDVHVTRRLAPLLRAQLEELGPQLPQLLDQVELPLEPVLALMEATGIRIDTAYLAELSTELGGTLLRLDAEAKAAAGTDFNLASPKQLGELLFDTLGLDRKKSRKTKTGWSTDAAVLEKLEDAHPVVALVLEHRTLSKLKSTYVDALPALMEPETGRVHTDFNQAVTATGRLSSSNPNLQNIPVRTEFSRRIRKAFLPEAGWQLISADYSQIELRILAHLSGEEVLVEAYRNGDDVHALTARLLLEKDEVSADERRLGKTINFGVIYGMGAQRFARETGVSQAQAKEFLSKYKQRYPKVFAFLELQERLALSRGYVETILGRRRPFAFDPSGLGRLLGKDPLEIDLEVARRGGMEAQQLRAAANAPIQGSSADIIKVAMVQLHHKLIASGLPARLLLQVHDELVLEAAPDALEQVLNLTRETMERAVELSVPLRVETGVGPNWMEAK from the coding sequence GTGGCGGCGGCCAACTCCACCAGCACCCAACCTCTGCTGCTGCTGGTGGATGGCCACTCGCTGGCATTCCGCAGTTTCTATGCCTTCAGCAAAGGAGGCGAGGGAGGCCTGAGCACCAAGGAAGGCGTACCCACCTCCGTGACCTACGGCTTCCTCAAGGCCCTGCTCGATAACTGCAAAGGTCTGGTCCCGCAGGGGGTGGTGATCGCCTTCGACACGGCCGAGCCCACCTTCCGCCATGAAGCGGATGAGACCTACAAAGCTCACCGCGATGTGGCGCCTGAGCACTTCTTCCAGGACTTGGGCAACCTGCAGCAGATCCTGCAGCAGGCGCTCGATATCCCGCTGTGCATGGCCCCCGGCTACGAAGCCGATGACGTGCTCGGCACCCTGGCCAACCGCGCCGCCAACGCCGGCTGGCGGGTGCGGATCCTGTCGGGCGACCGCGACCTCTTTCAGCTGGTGGATGACCAGCGCGACATCGCGGTGCTCTACATGGGTGGCGGCCCCTACGCCAAGAGCAGCGGCCCGGTAGAGATGCGCCGCGATGGCGTGGTCGCCAAGCTCGGCGTCACCCCCGAAGAGGTGGTGGACCTCAAGGCCCTCACCGGCGACAGCAGCGACAACATCCCAGGCGTGAAGGGCGTCGGCCCGAAGACGGCGATCAACCTGCTGAACGCCTACACCGATCTCGATGGCATCTACACCGCCCTAGCCGATCTCCAGGCCGCGGGACCGAAGGCCAAGGACCCCAAAGGCGTGCTCAAGGGGGCACTGCTGGGCAAGCTTGATGCCGACCGTGACAGCGCCTACCGCTCGCGCATGCTCGCCGAAATCCTGGTGGACATTCCGCTGCCCCAGGAGCCGCGCCTGCAGCTAGGTGCGGTGAATGCCGAAGCACTGGCCGAAAGCCTCGAGGAGCTGGAGCTGTTCAGCCTGCGGCGCCAGGTGAACCAGTTTGCTGAGGTGTTCTCAGCGGAAGCGACCGGCGCTGAGCAGGACTCTCCGAAGCCGGATATCCACGGATATCCAGACGCGGACACCACCGCAACAACCACGCCCCCCTCGAGCGAAGCCCCGCAACTAGAGCCCCAGCTGATCGACAGCGCCGACTCCCTGGCGGCCCTGACGGAGCGATTGCTGGCCTGCACCACCGCCACAGCACCAGTGGCGCTGGACACGGAAACCACCAGCCTCAACCCCTTCCAGGCCGAGTTAGTGGGGGTGGGGGTGGCCTGGGGAGACGGGCCAGCGGATCTGGCCTACATCCCGATTGGTCATCCGCTGCCCCTGGATCAGGTGCTCACCGCCCTGGCGCCGTGGCTGGGCAGCCGCCAGCACCCCAAAACCCTGCAAAACGCCAAATACGACCGATTGATCCTGCTGCGCCATGGCCTGCCCCTCGAAGGCGTGGTGATGGACACGCTGCTGGCCGATTACCTACGCGATGCCAACGCCAAGCACAGCCTGGAGCTGCTGGCCCAGCGCAACTTCGGCTTCCTGCCGACGAGCTACAGCGAGCTGGTGCCCAAGGGCGCTGATTTTTCTGTGGTGCCGATCGAGCAGGCCGCTCTCTACTGCGGCATGGACGTGCACGTGACCCGCCGCTTGGCACCGCTGCTGCGGGCCCAACTGGAAGAGCTCGGCCCGCAGTTGCCGCAGCTGCTGGATCAGGTGGAGCTACCCCTGGAGCCGGTGCTGGCGCTGATGGAAGCCACCGGCATCCGCATCGACACGGCCTATCTGGCGGAACTGAGCACCGAACTGGGCGGCACACTGCTGCGCCTTGATGCGGAAGCCAAAGCAGCCGCCGGGACGGACTTCAACCTCGCCTCGCCCAAGCAGCTAGGCGAACTGCTGTTCGACACACTGGGCCTGGATCGCAAGAAATCCCGCAAAACCAAAACCGGCTGGAGCACCGATGCCGCCGTGCTTGAAAAGCTGGAAGACGCCCACCCGGTGGTGGCCCTGGTGCTTGAGCACCGCACCCTCAGCAAGCTCAAGAGCACCTACGTGGATGCGCTGCCGGCGTTGATGGAACCGGAAACGGGACGGGTGCATACCGATTTCAACCAAGCGGTGACCGCTACCGGGCGCCTCTCCAGCAGCAATCCCAACCTGCAAAACATCCCGGTGCGCACCGAGTTTTCGCGCCGCATCCGCAAGGCCTTCCTGCCGGAAGCCGGCTGGCAGCTGATCAGCGCCGACTACTCCCAGATCGAGCTGCGCATCCTGGCCCACCTCTCCGGTGAAGAGGTGCTGGTGGAGGCCTACCGCAACGGCGACGACGTACACGCCCTCACCGCCCGGCTGCTGCTGGAGAAAGACGAGGTGAGCGCCGATGAACGCCGCCTCGGCAAAACGATCAACTTCGGCGTGATCTACGGCATGGGTGCCCAGCGCTTCGCCCGTGAAACCGGCGTCAGCCAGGCTCAGGCCAAGGAGTTTCTGAGCAAATACAAGCAGCGCTACCCAAAGGTGTTTGCCTTCCTGGAGCTGCAAGAGCGGCTGGCCTTGAGCCGCGGCTACGTGGAAACGATTTTGGGCCGCCGGCGCCCCTTCGCCTTCGACCCAAGTGGCCTGGGGCGCCTGTTGGGCAAAGACCCGCTGGAGATCGATTTGGAGGTCGCCCGCCGAGGGGGCATGGAGGCCCAGCAGTTACGCGCCGCGGCCAATGCGCCGATCCAGGGCTCCAGCGCCGACATCATCAAGGTGGCGATGGTGCAGCTCCATCACAAGCTCATCGCCAGCGGCTTGCCGGCCAGGCTGCTGCTGCAGGTGCACGACGAACTGGTGCTGGAGGCCGCCCCCGACGCCCTCGAGCAGGTGCTGAACCTCACACGTGAAACCATGGAGCGCGCGGTTGAGCTATCTGTTCCCCTGCGGGTGGAAACAGGCGTCGGCCCCAACTGGATGGAAGCGAAGTAA
- a CDS encoding peptidase yields MSSPLVHLRRWHAAVAPVVLAPLLITVLSGMSYRLLKDWGGLGRDQVHWLMVVHEGEWLGPWAEPVYVLLNGLGLLWMLGSGALLLIRRWQQRKPRGTPAP; encoded by the coding sequence ATGAGCTCGCCGTTGGTTCACCTGCGCCGTTGGCATGCCGCTGTGGCTCCGGTGGTGCTGGCACCGCTGCTGATCACTGTGTTGAGCGGCATGAGCTACCGGCTACTTAAGGATTGGGGTGGACTGGGCCGCGATCAGGTGCATTGGCTGATGGTGGTGCATGAGGGCGAGTGGCTCGGCCCCTGGGCAGAACCCGTCTATGTGCTGCTCAATGGTCTGGGGCTCCTTTGGATGCTGGGCAGTGGAGCCCTGCTGCTCATCAGGCGCTGGCAGCAGAGAAAGCCCCGAGGCACCCCTGCACCCTGA
- the map gene encoding type I methionyl aminopeptidase: MNLFAELLAATQKSQGGAEQAAASAVTQTGPRIQKSRRGVEVKSARELATMRQASRIVATVLREIMEMAAPGMTTGDLDAHAEKRIREMGAVPSFKGYHGFPASICASINNEVVHGIPSNKRVIKAGDLMKIDTGAYFDGYHGDSCVTICVGEGVPEHARTLSRVAQESLMKGLATVKAGSTLFELAGAVQDHVEAHGFAVVEDYTGHGVGRNLHEEPSVFNYRTRELPNMKLRPGMTLAVEPILNAGSKACRTLKDRWTVVTVDGSLSAQWEHTIAVTSDGCEILTDRNF, translated from the coding sequence ATGAACCTGTTCGCTGAACTGCTCGCCGCTACGCAGAAGTCTCAAGGTGGAGCTGAACAAGCTGCAGCCTCTGCGGTCACCCAAACCGGCCCGCGCATCCAGAAGAGCAGGCGCGGTGTGGAGGTGAAGAGCGCTCGCGAGCTCGCCACGATGCGCCAGGCCAGCCGCATCGTGGCCACGGTGTTGCGGGAAATCATGGAGATGGCGGCCCCCGGTATGACCACGGGCGATCTCGATGCCCACGCCGAGAAGCGCATCCGCGAGATGGGTGCGGTTCCGAGCTTCAAGGGGTACCACGGCTTCCCGGCCAGCATCTGCGCCTCGATTAACAACGAGGTGGTGCACGGCATTCCCAGTAACAAGCGGGTGATCAAGGCTGGTGATCTGATGAAGATCGACACCGGTGCTTACTTCGACGGCTATCACGGCGATAGCTGCGTGACCATCTGCGTCGGCGAAGGGGTGCCTGAACACGCCCGCACCCTCTCCCGCGTCGCTCAGGAATCTTTGATGAAGGGCCTGGCCACCGTGAAGGCCGGCAGCACCCTGTTCGAACTGGCCGGTGCTGTGCAAGACCATGTGGAAGCGCATGGTTTCGCTGTGGTGGAGGACTACACGGGTCACGGCGTGGGCCGCAACCTGCACGAGGAGCCTTCGGTGTTCAACTACCGCACCCGCGAGCTGCCCAACATGAAGCTCCGGCCGGGCATGACCCTGGCGGTGGAACCGATTCTCAATGCCGGCAGCAAGGCCTGCCGCACCCTCAAGGACCGCTGGACTGTGGTGACCGTGGACGGCAGTCTTTCGGCGCAGTGGGAGCACACGATCGCTGTGACCAGCGACGGCTGCGAGATCCTGACCGACCGCAACTTCTGA
- the rplS gene encoding 50S ribosomal protein L19, translating to MTDDIKETTSDTTSTEVAAEPSVAVAEKPAAKVSVGKLSASELIRAFEAEQIAKQAKDHPEIYVGDTVRVGVRITEGNKERIQPYEGVVIAKRHGGLNETITVRRIFQGVGVERVFLIHSPQVASIKVERRGKVRRAKLFYLRDRVGKATRVKQRFDR from the coding sequence ATGACTGACGACATCAAAGAGACCACCAGCGACACCACCAGCACCGAGGTCGCAGCTGAGCCCAGCGTGGCCGTAGCTGAGAAGCCTGCCGCCAAAGTGAGTGTGGGCAAGCTGAGCGCCAGTGAACTGATCCGTGCCTTCGAGGCCGAGCAGATCGCCAAGCAAGCCAAAGATCACCCCGAGATCTACGTGGGTGACACCGTTCGCGTGGGCGTGCGCATCACTGAGGGCAACAAAGAGCGCATCCAGCCTTACGAGGGTGTGGTGATCGCCAAGCGCCATGGCGGCCTCAACGAGACCATCACCGTGCGCCGCATCTTCCAGGGTGTGGGCGTTGAGCGTGTGTTCCTGATCCACAGCCCCCAGGTGGCTTCCATCAAGGTGGAGCGCCGGGGTAAGGTGCGTCGAGCGAAGCTCTTCTATCTGCGCGACCGAGTGGGCAAAGCCACCCGCGTCAAGCAGCGCTTCGATCGCTGA
- a CDS encoding nucleotidyltransferase family protein, with protein MASLAAIRERLRSSRLDQLRKEVGAIVPHHPGSEVWLFGSLARGDGDAYSDIDLLAVAPSKADAAALADALQAACIGDDVLALSTDRWQQLKNGDDPYWRAIGQEALPLVRP; from the coding sequence ATGGCCAGCCTTGCCGCCATCCGCGAGCGCCTACGGAGCAGCAGGCTTGACCAGCTGCGCAAAGAAGTCGGCGCGATTGTTCCCCATCACCCCGGATCAGAGGTCTGGCTGTTTGGCTCCTTAGCTCGGGGCGACGGGGATGCCTATTCAGACATCGATTTGCTCGCGGTTGCTCCCTCGAAGGCAGACGCCGCTGCACTGGCGGATGCCCTGCAAGCTGCCTGCATTGGTGACGATGTCCTTGCCCTCAGCACCGATCGCTGGCAGCAGCTGAAAAACGGAGACGATCCGTACTGGCGCGCGATCGGCCAAGAAGCCCTGCCACTCGTCCGGCCATGA
- a CDS encoding hyperconserved protein Hcp: MELDLQPGDVVKVLESAALGWVRARVIRVKSGGRVVVQSDQGREFTARGNQVRLIEPAGFRP, from the coding sequence ATGGAGTTGGATCTACAGCCCGGTGATGTCGTCAAGGTTCTCGAATCCGCCGCCCTCGGCTGGGTTCGTGCCCGGGTGATCCGTGTGAAATCTGGTGGTCGCGTCGTCGTTCAAAGCGATCAAGGTCGTGAATTCACTGCTCGCGGTAACCAGGTGCGCTTGATCGAACCCGCTGGCTTTCGCCCCTGA